A genomic stretch from bacterium includes:
- a CDS encoding FAD-dependent oxidoreductase produces MMEKGVLVIGGGIAGIQASLDLANAGYKVYLIEKDPAIGGRMAQLDKTFPTMDCSI; encoded by the coding sequence ATGATGGAAAAGGGCGTGCTTGTTATCGGCGGCGGCATCGCGGGCATTCAAGCCTCGCTGGACTTGGCCAATGCCGGATACAAGGTCTATCTGATTGAGAAAGATCCGGCGATCGGGGGAAGGATGGCTCAACTCGACAAGACCTTCCCCACGATGGACTGCTCGATATGA